One Salvia splendens isolate huo1 chromosome 12, SspV2, whole genome shotgun sequence genomic window carries:
- the LOC121757664 gene encoding uncharacterized protein LOC121757664 — MAPLVRVLRLVDSEKKSTMGYIYEAMEKEKETIMKSFNNNEQRYADIFKIIDDRWNCQLHRPLLAAGHILNLDIFYENKRLEFDREVTNGLYECVERLLPIEEDQDKALDEMVLYTSSKAQWWKKYGHYAPHLQRLAIKIFSLTSSVSGCERNWSVFEQIHSKKRNRLEHQKMHDLVYVKYNQKLCERYSIRDKIDPISLNDIDECNKWLVGELDDPEVVGIGEPTTFTRSKKRKDTSTSSSYVRASKKDTRTAATLGKGKEKLQPVVEEMTLVDESDEEEFEQEFEQEEEEEGYEDDEDDYMALDDEDGDEE, encoded by the exons ATGGCTCCCCTTGTACGAGTTCTTCGATTGGTGGATAGTGAAAAGAAATCAACAATGGGCTACATTTATGAGGCAATGGAGAAGGAGAAAGAAACCATTATGAAATCTTTCAACAACAATGAACAAAGATATGCAGATATATTTAAGATCATTGATGATAGATGGAATTGCCAGCTCCATAGGCCGCTCCTTGCAGCTGGGCACATTTTAAATCTGGAtatcttttatgaaaataagAGATTGGAATTTGACCGTGAGGTTACTAATGGATTATATGAATGTGTTGAAAGATTGCTGCCAATTGAAGAAGACCAAGACAAGGCACTTGATGAGATGGTACTGTACACAAGTAGTAAAG ctCAATGGTGGAAGAAATATGGCCATTATGCTCCACATTTGCAAAGGCTTGCAATAAAGATCTTCAGCTTAACTTCTAGTGTTTCCGGCTGTGAACGTAATTGGAGTGTTTTCGAGCAA ATTCATTCCAAAAAAAGGAATAGGCTTGAACATCAGAAGATGCACGATTTGGTGTACGTTAAATACAACCAAAAGTTGTGCGAAAGGTACAGTATTAGAGATAAGATTGATCCCATCTCACTCAACGATATTGATGAGTGCAATAAGTGGTTAGTTGGCGAGCTGGATGATCCTGAAGTTGTTG GGATTGGAGAACCGACCACATTTACTCggtccaaaaaaagaaaagacaCTTCCACATCATCAAGTTATGTTCGAGCTTCCAAGAAAGATACACGGACTGCAGCTACATTAggtaaaggaaaagaaaagttGCAGCCTGTGGTCGAAGAGATGACTCTTGTAGATGAATCAGACGAAGAAGAATTTGAGCAAGAGTTTGAGcaagaagaggaggaagaaggatATGAAGATGACGAGGATGACTACATGGCTCTTGATGATGAAGATGGGGATGAGGAGTGA
- the LOC121757665 gene encoding protein DA1-related 1-like, with protein MSPKPYRLVRKCEVTAILILYGYPNLIPEVEAGICPVLSHMWLDSEINAGSGSNAASASTSAASSSGSSKKGKRSEFEKKLGQYFIQRIESGSSAVYGHSFREANKAVLRYGLRRTLDHIRLTGRFPC; from the exons ATGTCTCCTAAGCCTTACAGACTCGTTCGAAAATGTGAAGTTACAGCAATCCTCATTCTGTATG GTTACCCAAATCTTATTCCAGAAGTCGAAGCAGGGATCTGCCCAGTGCTATCTCACATGTGGTTAGATTCAGAGATCAATGCAGGATCTGGTAGCAATGCAGCTTCTGCCTCGACCTCAGCAGCATCCTCGTCTGGCTCTTCGAAGAAAGGGAAGAGATCTGAATTTGAGAAAAAACTTGGTCAGTATTTCATACAGCGGATAGAATCAGGCAGTTCTGCTGTTTACGGACACAGTTTCAGGGAAGCCAACAAGGCGGTGCTCAGATACGGGCTGAGGAGAACACTCGATCACATTCGCCTGACAGGGAGGTTTCCTTGTTAA